A window of Cryptomeria japonica chromosome 3, Sugi_1.0, whole genome shotgun sequence contains these coding sequences:
- the LOC131033110 gene encoding LOB domain-containing protein 11-like translates to MSRTVSPCAACKVQRRKCGDKCLLAPYFPPNDPQKFFVVHKLFGASNIAKILRDIPAEKRADTVTSLVYEASVRVKDPIYGCTGAICRLQKQVLHLQSQLATTKAEILDVQANLASFVTATRMDVQANLASFVTVFCNSGETATRMDVVDQNDPFSNNEVIVSQYDEDPFGLWAPL, encoded by the exons ATGTCTCGTACTGTTTCCCCGTGTGCCGCTTGCAAGGTTCAGCGAAGAAAATGTGGAGATAAATGCCTCCTCGCTCCTTATTTCCCACCAAACGATCCTCAAAAATTCTTCGTAGTACACAAATTATTTGGAGCAAGCAATATTGCCAAAATCCTTCGG GATATTCCGGCTGAAAAGAGAGCAGATACTGTGACAAGCCTGGTATATGAGGCAAGTGTGAGAGTGAAAGATCCAATCTACGGTTGCACTGGTGCCATTTGTCGATTGCAGAAGCAAGTATTACATCTCCAATCACAACTGGCAACCACTAAGGCAGAGATCCTGGATGTACAGGCTAATCTTGCGTCTTTTGTCACAGCAACTAGAATGGATGTACAGGCTAATCTTGCGTCTTTTGTCACCGTGTTCTGTAATTCCGGTGAAACAGCAACTAGAATGGATGTAGTAGATCAAAACGATCCATTTAGTAATAACGAAGTAATAGTTTCACAATACGACGAGGACCCATTTGGATTATGGGCGCCACTGTGA